A genomic region of Halobacteriovorax sp. JY17 contains the following coding sequences:
- a CDS encoding type I phosphomannose isomerase catalytic subunit yields MKSIIPLKPHASHKVWGGSLLSSIKNIEVSEGQDPVGETWEISAHKDGPSLSSYGPLNEVSNLEEIPYLVKLIDTSENLSVQVHPGDEYAQKFENSKGKSECWVILDAKEGAGIYLGLKNGITKNSLKESLEKKEDLSLSLKFYPVSRGDFFYVPAGTIHAIGKDVFLAEVQQCSDITYRVWDWNRLWDGNKSGKNGEARELHIDKSLDVIRFDEEFNHPLNFKIQNNIFANDLKLLELSDFELYSYNKVEESELELSFGERISSILVLEGEISIKRNSEKYLLRQYEAALMPLEGTNNFKVSGKGIFLVIK; encoded by the coding sequence ATGAAGTCTATTATCCCTTTGAAACCACATGCTTCCCATAAAGTTTGGGGAGGGTCGCTGCTTTCAAGTATAAAAAATATTGAAGTGAGCGAAGGCCAAGATCCAGTTGGAGAGACTTGGGAAATTTCAGCACATAAAGACGGGCCATCACTGAGTAGTTACGGACCACTTAATGAAGTTTCAAATCTAGAAGAAATTCCTTATCTCGTTAAACTTATTGATACATCAGAAAATCTATCTGTTCAGGTTCACCCAGGGGATGAGTATGCTCAAAAATTTGAAAACTCAAAAGGGAAATCCGAATGCTGGGTTATTCTAGACGCTAAGGAAGGAGCAGGAATATATCTTGGGTTGAAAAATGGGATCACGAAAAATTCTTTGAAAGAATCTTTAGAAAAAAAAGAAGATCTCTCCCTTTCTTTAAAATTCTATCCAGTCAGTAGAGGGGACTTCTTCTATGTTCCCGCAGGAACAATTCATGCAATTGGAAAAGATGTATTTCTAGCTGAAGTTCAGCAGTGCTCTGATATTACTTATAGAGTTTGGGATTGGAATAGACTTTGGGATGGGAATAAGTCTGGTAAAAACGGTGAGGCAAGAGAGTTGCACATTGATAAGTCTCTCGATGTTATCCGATTTGATGAGGAATTTAATCATCCTCTAAATTTTAAAATTCAAAATAATATATTTGCTAATGATCTAAAACTTCTAGAACTCAGTGATTTTGAGTTATATAGCTATAATAAAGTGGAAGAGTCTGAATTAGAATTAAGCTTTGGAGAAAGAATCTCTTCTATACTTGTGTTAGAAGGAGAGATTTCCATTAAGCGTAATTCTGAGAAATATTTACTAAGACAATATGAAGCAGCACTAATGCCTCTTGAAGGTACTAATAATTTTAAAGTTTCTGGGAAAGGAATTTTTCTCGTTATTAAGTAG
- a CDS encoding LON peptidase substrate-binding domain-containing protein, producing the protein METLKLPVLPIPNVVLYARTSLPIYILEPVYIDMIKTCIKENTPLAISKAFEIDRHSLRGRYSPSTICGYGRPIILEENIDGTLKVLIKAIGRVRLLNIEQNLPYLIYQAEIYCDRIESEKLHGPQIQNLKKLLDNWLEINILDSFERETFTNSLTSIYHVIDYICMFLVQDPDLRQLLLENNSLFERVQLLNSLFEKPSQFEESSIVVSAIKRYEEIEKTSRIAH; encoded by the coding sequence ATGGAAACTTTAAAACTTCCCGTTCTACCTATTCCAAATGTTGTTCTCTACGCTAGAACATCTCTACCTATTTATATTTTAGAGCCTGTTTATATAGATATGATCAAAACCTGTATTAAAGAAAATACTCCCTTGGCCATCAGTAAGGCCTTTGAGATTGATAGACATAGCCTCAGAGGTCGATACTCCCCCTCTACAATTTGTGGTTACGGTAGACCTATTATCTTAGAAGAAAATATTGATGGGACTTTAAAAGTTCTCATCAAGGCAATTGGCAGAGTTCGTCTCTTGAATATTGAGCAAAACCTTCCCTATCTTATCTATCAGGCCGAAATATATTGTGACAGAATTGAATCTGAAAAACTTCACGGACCTCAAATTCAAAATTTGAAAAAATTATTAGATAATTGGTTAGAAATAAATATTTTAGATTCATTTGAAAGAGAGACTTTTACAAACTCTCTTACTAGTATTTATCATGTTATAGATTATATTTGTATGTTCTTAGTACAAGATCCTGATCTAAGACAACTTCTCCTAGAGAATAATTCCCTCTTTGAAAGAGTTCAACTTTTAAATTCACTCTTTGAAAAGCCCTCTCAATTTGAAGAGAGCTCAATCGTTGTTTCTGCAATAAAGAGATACGAGGAGATTGAAAAAACCTCTCGTATAGCACATTAG